One genomic segment of Gadus chalcogrammus isolate NIFS_2021 chromosome 3, NIFS_Gcha_1.0, whole genome shotgun sequence includes these proteins:
- the tmem131l gene encoding transmembrane protein 131-like isoform X4 — MAGLRDVQKGSHCHRKTWINLLLRVLQLLLPCLQHGGAQLQALRQMSTSVVEVWQPEDGEPMVPVQVEEERRKDSLPLKESSSSNAWENGRPLHFLPPAMEFRTQPLGLPRAETIYIHNPSQEFPVTLLSVFTSSRHFHMPSFHKRVIPPRGKASFKLIFLPLEEGNIENTLFINTSAHGVLSYQILGVGVHRGALKSVQRKDSLLIFPHIQSIKLTQTQEDTSNITILGLLLECSVSKNLLNKPQGSCLQSDTSLSLHINLSERGDRPGDLDKLKPYILEHILVLLKAPAPGPSSAGEPKIGIYMLNSGGKKLYIKDMQVLSKVEAGLEFNQLLLKPEAKNFTQVATVECRGSSPGQGNRCSRHISLQVLGNLTAHTFPGLQSLRRESRWDLSGLVQVRQSGRATDQLDLWLSNPFPLPLTITNPRLARSSRGVLKVVNFTSPLTVPQGCWRLLSLQLLHKALPVHLLSSLRLDSSLGAPLTIPLYLQSGLGKGEVVFEAVGECGRPCPIRLSEAGRAQWQRSLLPGSLSSWTVDSRLATELCSQWQSNKEQLPCRWPRLPLESSSTLDFGATPVNESKVKLLTLKNPSHSVVSVEISSLSQYPAPLHALDILTRWFNISPLSVNISTTEFTLLLKLPKDGEKFIRGQRVLRLLLQPWETRELAVVFTPSEHKPTSTILVIRNNLTVFDMVTVRGHGAKELLRVGGKLPGPGASLRFNVPQSTLMECRDGVRTNKPLFAIRKSFRVENAGELPLTVMSMNINGYQCQGFGFEVLQCRSFSLDHNSSSEITIAFTPDFTSSWVIRDLTLVTSRGSSFPFTLNVTLPHHMLPLCAQVVPGPSWEETFWMITLVFTCFSLFGVCLMAFHQAQYILNEFFTPSSRSNHNSVLSRHKAPVNNITPNGVRTKGGCKSYVDAGHTSDKGKGRGSAVLANANPPAPPRPQPAKKAPSPPQPPKKHRVSPVYAKPKPSGAAPAPAAAATADEEQRDLSPAPLLTPEPEVCNHNNNNVIVVGDEDDASCRSAPTEEPTHFKEEEPPRAAEDKGPEAVTFPMETPGGRPPHQAAVGAGAQAHCSPAGQSVAKQRTDGTYSERRASAELEPLPREECRAPKKKVETCETGAPSVNINNNNKGKKSRRKASEGISGVPEHSVLVMSEREKDPEWRPGEPVAGGPRARTRCPVARTEAPKPCLSNETPFKQNGVCLSSRPRRKTAAERRGPCESGSDSCSSSGSVRASRGSWGSWSSTSSVEGEKDPGARAHLPAPPARKRDSMQCNNYPAERDCYQNVNTTYKAQSMNSLYCKDQCQNAQAPCTSGFGPSFASVTAGVERNMDLTGQYVPEETWSAPSVPLTNDFRYNASDALPSVPQPPAPGPYQGFPWNSANSQCSNGPYGYCEQDSYMMGNGQNFPSNGYPCQESQGGYSQQPSWSEDCPQETPSVWDTAACVGSKPYFHGTRSLSPMSSLFGSIWTPQSDPYQSQFQADRSAPMSPVSPVAPVHVAPFSREPGGSCRLLQYSSFHPFGPHMNLDIWNSSSNRSSNSQLSNDSGYCGDV; from the exons CTCTTCATCAAATGCATGGGAGAATGGGAGGCCCCTGCATTTTCTTCCGCCAGCCATGGAGTTTAGGACCCA GCCGCTGGGGCTTCCAAGAGCTGAaaccatatatatacacaacccCAGCCAGGAATTCCCTGTCACACTGCTGTCGGTGTTTACTTCCAGCAGGCATTTTCACATGCCTTCCTTCCACAAAagg GTGATCCCACCCAGGGGGAAGGCGTCTTTTAAACTCATCTTCCTCCCGTTAGAGGAGGGCAACattgaaaacacattatttataAACACATCAGCCCACGGGGTGCTGTCATATCAG ATACTTGGTGTGGGAGTCCACCGGGGCGCTTTAAAGTCTGTCCAAAGAAAGGACAGTCTACTAATATTTCCTCACATCCAGAGCATTAAGCTTACGCAAACTCAG GAAGACACTTCCAACATCACCATACTGGGGCTGCTCCTGGAGTGCAGCGTGTCCAAAAATCTGTTAAACAAACCCCAG GGGTCGTGCCTGCAGAGCGACACCAGCCTCAGTCTGCACATCAACCTGTCGGAGCGCGGGGACCGCCCGGGGGACCTGGACAAGCTCAAGCCTTACATACTGGAGCACATCCTGGTGCTGCTGAAGGctccggccccggggcccagctCGGCCG GAGAGCCAAAAATAGGAATTTATATGTTAAACTCTGGTGGCAAGAAGCTCTACATAAAG GACATGCAGGTGCTATCCAAGGTAGAGGCTGGTCTGGAATTCAACCAGCTCCTTCTAAAACCAGAAGCAAAGAACTTCACGCAGGTGGCTACGGTGGAATGCCGGG gctcCTCACCAGGTCAGGGGAACAGATGCTCTCGTCATATCAGTCTGCAGGTCTTGGGAAACCTCACAGCCCACACTTTCCCTGGACTGCAGAGCCTGCGCAG AGAGTCCAGGTGGGATCTGTCAGGTCTGGTCCAGgtgaggcagagcgggagagccACAGACCAGCTGGACCTGTGGTTGAGCAACCCCTTCCCCCTGCCCCTCACCATCACCAACCCCAGGCTCGCAAGGAGCTCACGGGGCGTCCTCAAG GTGGTGAACTTCACCAGCCCGCTGACGGTACCGCAGGGCTGCTGGCGACTGCTGTCCCTGCAGCTGCTCCATAAGGCTCTGCCTGTCCACCTGCTGTCCAGCCTGCGCCTGGACAGCAGTCTGGGCGCGCCCCTCACCATACCCCTCTACCTCCAGTCCGGTCTGGGCAAG GGGGAAGTGGTTTTCGAAGCGGTGGGAGAGTGTGGGCGGCCGTGTCCAATCAGATTGTCCGAAGCAG GGCGGGCCCAGTGGCAGCGTTCCCTGCTGCCAGGTTCCCTGTCCTCCTGGACCGTGGACAGCAGACTGGCCACGGAGCTCTGCTCCCAGTGGCAGAGCAACAAGGAGCAGCTGCCGTGCAG GTGGCCACGCCTCCCGCTGGAGTCCTCCTCCACTCTGGACTTTGGTGCCACCCCAGTCAACGAGAGCAAG GTGAAGCTGCTCACACTGAAGAACCCCTCCCACTCCGTGGTGAGCGTGGagatctcctccctctcccagtaCCCCGCGCCACTGCACGCCCTGGACATTCTCACCAGATG GTTTAACATTAGCCCGCTGTCCGTCAACATCAGCACAACAGAGTTCACCCTGCTGCTGAAGCTCCCAAAG gATGGTGAGAAGTTCATAAGAGGACAGCGCGTCCTTCGTCTTCTGCTCCAGCCGTGGGAGACCAGAGAGTTGGCGGTGGTCTTCACGCCCTCGGAGCATAagcccacctccaccatcctcGTCATCAG GAACAACCTGACGGTGTTCGACATGGTGACGGTGCGGGGACACGGGGCCAAGGAGCTGCTCCGGGTGGGTGGTAAGCTGCCCGGTCCGGGGGCTTCCCTACGCTTCAACGTCCCCCAGTCCACCCTGATGGAGTGTCGCGATG GCGTGCGCACCAACAAGCCGCTCTTCGCCATACGCAAGAGCTTCCGGGTGGAGAACGCCGGGGAGCTGCCCCTCACAGTCATGTCCATGAACATCAACGGCTACCAGTGCCAGGGCTTTGGCTTCGAGGTGCTTCAGTGTCGCTCCTTCAGCCTGGACCACAACTCCTCCTCTGAGATCACCATCGC GTTCACGCCcgacttcacctcctcctgggtGATCCGAGACCTGACCCTGGTGACGTCGCGGggctcctccttccccttcacCCTGAACGTCACGCTGCCCCACCACATGCTGCCACTCTGTGCCCAGGTGGTGCCGGGCCCCAGCTGGGAGGAGACCTTCTGGATGATCACGCTGGTCTTCACCTG CTTCTCTCTGTTCGGCGTGTGCCTGATGGCCTTCCACCAGGCCCAGTACATCCTCAACGAGTTCTTCACCCCCAGTAGCCGCAGCAACCACAACTCGGTGCTGTCGCGGCACAAAGCCCCCGTCAACAACATCACGCCCAACGGAGTCAG GACGAAGGGCGGCTGCAAGAGCTACGTGGACGCCGGCCACACCTCCGACAAGGGGAAGGGGCGTGGGTCCGCCGTGCTGGCCAAcgccaacccccccgccccgccacgCCCGCAGCCCGCCAAGaaggccccctcccccccccagccaccgAAGAAGCACCGGGTCTCCCCCGTCTACGCCAAGCCCAAGCCCAGCGGCGCCGCCCCcgctcccgccgccgccgccaccgccgacGAAGAGCAGCGGGAcctgagccccgcccccctgctcaCCCCGGAGCCCGAAGTCtgtaaccacaacaacaacaacgtcatCGTCGTCGGCGACGAGGACGACGCCTCGTGTCGGAGCGCCCCGACGGAGGAACCCACGCACTTTAAGGAGGAGGAGCCCCCCCGCGCTGCCGAGGACAAGGGGCCGGAGGCCGTTACGTTTCCCATGGAAACGCCCGGGGGCCGCCCCCCGCACCAGGCAGCGGTGGGCGCCGGGGCCCAGGCGCACTGCAGCCCTGCAGGACAGAGCGTCGCCAAGCAGCGCACAGACGGCACGTACTCGGAGAGGAGGGCGAGCGCGGAGCTGGAG CCCCTGCCCCGAGAAGAGTGCAGAGCCCCGAAGAAGAAGGTGGAGACATGTGAGACGGGAGCTCCGTCGgtcaacattaataataataataagggaAAGAAGAGTCGCAGGAAGGCCTCCGAAGGGATATCCGG TGTCCCCGAACACAGCGTGCTGGTGATGTCGGAGCGGGAGAAGGACCCCGAGTGGAGGCCCGGGGAGCCGGTGGCCGGGGGGCCCCGCGCCCGGACCCGCTGCCCCGTCGCCCGCACGGAGGCCCCCAAGCCCTGCCTGAGCAACGAGACCCCCTTCAAACAGAACG GCGTGTGCCTGTCGTCCCGCCCCCGGAGGAAGACGGCGGCGGAGCGGCGCGGCCCGTGCGAGTCGGGCTCGGACTCGTGCAGCTCGTCGGGCAGCGTGCGGGCCAGCCGCGGCAGCTGGGGCAGCtggagcagcaccagcagcgtGGAGGGCGAGAAGGACCCCGGCGCCCGCGCCCACCTCCCCGCGCCCCCCGCCAGGAAGA GGGACTCTATGCAGTGCAACAATTATCCAGCAGAGAGAGACTGCTACCAGAACGTGAACACCACCTACAAGGCTCAGAG TATGAACAGCTTGTATTGTAAAGACCAGTGCCAAAACGCCCAGGCTCCGTGCACCTCGGGCTTCGGCCCTAGCTTTGCATCTGTGACCGCCGGGGTGGAGAGGAACATGG ACCTGACGGGGCAGTACGTCCCAGAGGAGACGTGGTCAGCCCCCTCCGTTCCCCTCACCAACGACTTCCGGTACAACGCCAGCGACGCCCTGCCCTCTGTCCCGCAGCCCCCCGCGCCCGGCCCCTACCAGGG GTTTCCCTGGAACAGTGCAAACAGCCAGTGCAGCAACGGTCCCTACGGCTACTGTGAGCAGGACAGCTACATGATGG GCAACGGGCAGAACTTCCCCTCCAACGGGTACCCGTGTCAGGAGAGCCAGGGAGGCTACAGCCAGCAGCCCAGCTGGAGCGAGGACTGTCCCCAGGAGACCCCCTCCGTCTGGGACACCGCAGCCTGCGTCGGCAGCAAG ccataCTTCCACGGTACCCGCAGCCTGTCGCCCATGTCCAGCCTGTTCGGCTCCATCTGGACCCCGCAGAGCGACCCCTACCAGAGCCAGTTCCAGGCGGACCGCTCGGCCCCCATGTCCCCGGTGTCTCCGGTGGCCCCGGTCCACGTGGCCCCCTTCAGCCGGGAGCCCGGCGGCTCCTGTCGGCTCCTGCAGTACTCCAGCTTCCACCCCTTCGGCCCGCACATGAACCTGGACATCTGGAACTCCTCGTCCAACCGCAGCTCCAACTCACAGCTGTCCAATGACTCTGGGTACTGCGGCGACGTGTAG
- the tmem131l gene encoding transmembrane protein 131-like isoform X3, translated as MAGLRDVQKGSHCHRKTWINLLLRVLQLLLPCLQHGGAQLQALRQMSTSVVEVWQPEDGEPMVPVQVEEERRKDSLPLKESSSSSNAWENGRPLHFLPPAMEFRTQPLGLPRAETIYIHNPSQEFPVTLLSVFTSSRHFHMPSFHKRVIPPRGKASFKLIFLPLEEGNIENTLFINTSAHGVLSYQILGVGVHRGALKSVQRKDSLLIFPHIQSIKLTQTQEDTSNITILGLLLECSVSKNLLNKPQGSCLQSDTSLSLHINLSERGDRPGDLDKLKPYILEHILVLLKAPAPGPSSAGEPKIGIYMLNSGGKKLYIKDMQVLSKVEAGLEFNQLLLKPEAKNFTQVATVECRGSSPGQGNRCSRHISLQVLGNLTAHTFPGLQSLRRESRWDLSGLVQVRQSGRATDQLDLWLSNPFPLPLTITNPRLARSSRGVLKVVNFTSPLTVPQGCWRLLSLQLLHKALPVHLLSSLRLDSSLGAPLTIPLYLQSGLGKGEVVFEAVGECGRPCPIRLSEAGRAQWQRSLLPGSLSSWTVDSRLATELCSQWQSNKEQLPCRWPRLPLESSSTLDFGATPVNESKVKLLTLKNPSHSVVSVEISSLSQYPAPLHALDILTRWFNISPLSVNISTTEFTLLLKLPKDGEKFIRGQRVLRLLLQPWETRELAVVFTPSEHKPTSTILVIRNNLTVFDMVTVRGHGAKELLRVGGKLPGPGASLRFNVPQSTLMECRDGVRTNKPLFAIRKSFRVENAGELPLTVMSMNINGYQCQGFGFEVLQCRSFSLDHNSSSEITIAFTPDFTSSWVIRDLTLVTSRGSSFPFTLNVTLPHHMLPLCAQVVPGPSWEETFWMITLVFTCFSLFGVCLMAFHQAQYILNEFFTPSSRSNHNSVLSRHKAPVNNITPNGVRTKGGCKSYVDAGHTSDKGKGRGSAVLANANPPAPPRPQPAKKAPSPPQPPKKHRVSPVYAKPKPSGAAPAPAAAATADEEQRDLSPAPLLTPEPEVCNHNNNNVIVVGDEDDASCRSAPTEEPTHFKEEEPPRAAEDKGPEAVTFPMETPGGRPPHQAAVGAGAQAHCSPAGQSVAKQRTDGTYSERRASAELEPLPREECRAPKKKVETCETGAPSVNINNNNKGKKSRRKASEGISGVPEHSVLVMSEREKDPEWRPGEPVAGGPRARTRCPVARTEAPKPCLSNETPFKQNGVCLSSRPRRKTAAERRGPCESGSDSCSSSGSVRASRGSWGSWSSTSSVEGEKDPGARAHLPAPPARKRDSMQCNNYPAERDCYQNVNTTYKAQSMNSLYCKDQCQNAQAPCTSGFGPSFASVTAGVERNMDLTGQYVPEETWSAPSVPLTNDFRYNASDALPSVPQPPAPGPYQGFPWNSANSQCSNGPYGYCEQDSYMMGNGQNFPSNGYPCQESQGGYSQQPSWSEDCPQETPSVWDTAACVGSKPYFHGTRSLSPMSSLFGSIWTPQSDPYQSQFQADRSAPMSPVSPVAPVHVAPFSREPGGSCRLLQYSSFHPFGPHMNLDIWNSSSNRSSNSQLSNDSGYCGDV; from the exons CAGCTCTTCATCAAATGCATGGGAGAATGGGAGGCCCCTGCATTTTCTTCCGCCAGCCATGGAGTTTAGGACCCA GCCGCTGGGGCTTCCAAGAGCTGAaaccatatatatacacaacccCAGCCAGGAATTCCCTGTCACACTGCTGTCGGTGTTTACTTCCAGCAGGCATTTTCACATGCCTTCCTTCCACAAAagg GTGATCCCACCCAGGGGGAAGGCGTCTTTTAAACTCATCTTCCTCCCGTTAGAGGAGGGCAACattgaaaacacattatttataAACACATCAGCCCACGGGGTGCTGTCATATCAG ATACTTGGTGTGGGAGTCCACCGGGGCGCTTTAAAGTCTGTCCAAAGAAAGGACAGTCTACTAATATTTCCTCACATCCAGAGCATTAAGCTTACGCAAACTCAG GAAGACACTTCCAACATCACCATACTGGGGCTGCTCCTGGAGTGCAGCGTGTCCAAAAATCTGTTAAACAAACCCCAG GGGTCGTGCCTGCAGAGCGACACCAGCCTCAGTCTGCACATCAACCTGTCGGAGCGCGGGGACCGCCCGGGGGACCTGGACAAGCTCAAGCCTTACATACTGGAGCACATCCTGGTGCTGCTGAAGGctccggccccggggcccagctCGGCCG GAGAGCCAAAAATAGGAATTTATATGTTAAACTCTGGTGGCAAGAAGCTCTACATAAAG GACATGCAGGTGCTATCCAAGGTAGAGGCTGGTCTGGAATTCAACCAGCTCCTTCTAAAACCAGAAGCAAAGAACTTCACGCAGGTGGCTACGGTGGAATGCCGGG gctcCTCACCAGGTCAGGGGAACAGATGCTCTCGTCATATCAGTCTGCAGGTCTTGGGAAACCTCACAGCCCACACTTTCCCTGGACTGCAGAGCCTGCGCAG AGAGTCCAGGTGGGATCTGTCAGGTCTGGTCCAGgtgaggcagagcgggagagccACAGACCAGCTGGACCTGTGGTTGAGCAACCCCTTCCCCCTGCCCCTCACCATCACCAACCCCAGGCTCGCAAGGAGCTCACGGGGCGTCCTCAAG GTGGTGAACTTCACCAGCCCGCTGACGGTACCGCAGGGCTGCTGGCGACTGCTGTCCCTGCAGCTGCTCCATAAGGCTCTGCCTGTCCACCTGCTGTCCAGCCTGCGCCTGGACAGCAGTCTGGGCGCGCCCCTCACCATACCCCTCTACCTCCAGTCCGGTCTGGGCAAG GGGGAAGTGGTTTTCGAAGCGGTGGGAGAGTGTGGGCGGCCGTGTCCAATCAGATTGTCCGAAGCAG GGCGGGCCCAGTGGCAGCGTTCCCTGCTGCCAGGTTCCCTGTCCTCCTGGACCGTGGACAGCAGACTGGCCACGGAGCTCTGCTCCCAGTGGCAGAGCAACAAGGAGCAGCTGCCGTGCAG GTGGCCACGCCTCCCGCTGGAGTCCTCCTCCACTCTGGACTTTGGTGCCACCCCAGTCAACGAGAGCAAG GTGAAGCTGCTCACACTGAAGAACCCCTCCCACTCCGTGGTGAGCGTGGagatctcctccctctcccagtaCCCCGCGCCACTGCACGCCCTGGACATTCTCACCAGATG GTTTAACATTAGCCCGCTGTCCGTCAACATCAGCACAACAGAGTTCACCCTGCTGCTGAAGCTCCCAAAG gATGGTGAGAAGTTCATAAGAGGACAGCGCGTCCTTCGTCTTCTGCTCCAGCCGTGGGAGACCAGAGAGTTGGCGGTGGTCTTCACGCCCTCGGAGCATAagcccacctccaccatcctcGTCATCAG GAACAACCTGACGGTGTTCGACATGGTGACGGTGCGGGGACACGGGGCCAAGGAGCTGCTCCGGGTGGGTGGTAAGCTGCCCGGTCCGGGGGCTTCCCTACGCTTCAACGTCCCCCAGTCCACCCTGATGGAGTGTCGCGATG GCGTGCGCACCAACAAGCCGCTCTTCGCCATACGCAAGAGCTTCCGGGTGGAGAACGCCGGGGAGCTGCCCCTCACAGTCATGTCCATGAACATCAACGGCTACCAGTGCCAGGGCTTTGGCTTCGAGGTGCTTCAGTGTCGCTCCTTCAGCCTGGACCACAACTCCTCCTCTGAGATCACCATCGC GTTCACGCCcgacttcacctcctcctgggtGATCCGAGACCTGACCCTGGTGACGTCGCGGggctcctccttccccttcacCCTGAACGTCACGCTGCCCCACCACATGCTGCCACTCTGTGCCCAGGTGGTGCCGGGCCCCAGCTGGGAGGAGACCTTCTGGATGATCACGCTGGTCTTCACCTG CTTCTCTCTGTTCGGCGTGTGCCTGATGGCCTTCCACCAGGCCCAGTACATCCTCAACGAGTTCTTCACCCCCAGTAGCCGCAGCAACCACAACTCGGTGCTGTCGCGGCACAAAGCCCCCGTCAACAACATCACGCCCAACGGAGTCAG GACGAAGGGCGGCTGCAAGAGCTACGTGGACGCCGGCCACACCTCCGACAAGGGGAAGGGGCGTGGGTCCGCCGTGCTGGCCAAcgccaacccccccgccccgccacgCCCGCAGCCCGCCAAGaaggccccctcccccccccagccaccgAAGAAGCACCGGGTCTCCCCCGTCTACGCCAAGCCCAAGCCCAGCGGCGCCGCCCCcgctcccgccgccgccgccaccgccgacGAAGAGCAGCGGGAcctgagccccgcccccctgctcaCCCCGGAGCCCGAAGTCtgtaaccacaacaacaacaacgtcatCGTCGTCGGCGACGAGGACGACGCCTCGTGTCGGAGCGCCCCGACGGAGGAACCCACGCACTTTAAGGAGGAGGAGCCCCCCCGCGCTGCCGAGGACAAGGGGCCGGAGGCCGTTACGTTTCCCATGGAAACGCCCGGGGGCCGCCCCCCGCACCAGGCAGCGGTGGGCGCCGGGGCCCAGGCGCACTGCAGCCCTGCAGGACAGAGCGTCGCCAAGCAGCGCACAGACGGCACGTACTCGGAGAGGAGGGCGAGCGCGGAGCTGGAG CCCCTGCCCCGAGAAGAGTGCAGAGCCCCGAAGAAGAAGGTGGAGACATGTGAGACGGGAGCTCCGTCGgtcaacattaataataataataagggaAAGAAGAGTCGCAGGAAGGCCTCCGAAGGGATATCCGG TGTCCCCGAACACAGCGTGCTGGTGATGTCGGAGCGGGAGAAGGACCCCGAGTGGAGGCCCGGGGAGCCGGTGGCCGGGGGGCCCCGCGCCCGGACCCGCTGCCCCGTCGCCCGCACGGAGGCCCCCAAGCCCTGCCTGAGCAACGAGACCCCCTTCAAACAGAACG GCGTGTGCCTGTCGTCCCGCCCCCGGAGGAAGACGGCGGCGGAGCGGCGCGGCCCGTGCGAGTCGGGCTCGGACTCGTGCAGCTCGTCGGGCAGCGTGCGGGCCAGCCGCGGCAGCTGGGGCAGCtggagcagcaccagcagcgtGGAGGGCGAGAAGGACCCCGGCGCCCGCGCCCACCTCCCCGCGCCCCCCGCCAGGAAGA GGGACTCTATGCAGTGCAACAATTATCCAGCAGAGAGAGACTGCTACCAGAACGTGAACACCACCTACAAGGCTCAGAG TATGAACAGCTTGTATTGTAAAGACCAGTGCCAAAACGCCCAGGCTCCGTGCACCTCGGGCTTCGGCCCTAGCTTTGCATCTGTGACCGCCGGGGTGGAGAGGAACATGG ACCTGACGGGGCAGTACGTCCCAGAGGAGACGTGGTCAGCCCCCTCCGTTCCCCTCACCAACGACTTCCGGTACAACGCCAGCGACGCCCTGCCCTCTGTCCCGCAGCCCCCCGCGCCCGGCCCCTACCAGGG GTTTCCCTGGAACAGTGCAAACAGCCAGTGCAGCAACGGTCCCTACGGCTACTGTGAGCAGGACAGCTACATGATGG GCAACGGGCAGAACTTCCCCTCCAACGGGTACCCGTGTCAGGAGAGCCAGGGAGGCTACAGCCAGCAGCCCAGCTGGAGCGAGGACTGTCCCCAGGAGACCCCCTCCGTCTGGGACACCGCAGCCTGCGTCGGCAGCAAG ccataCTTCCACGGTACCCGCAGCCTGTCGCCCATGTCCAGCCTGTTCGGCTCCATCTGGACCCCGCAGAGCGACCCCTACCAGAGCCAGTTCCAGGCGGACCGCTCGGCCCCCATGTCCCCGGTGTCTCCGGTGGCCCCGGTCCACGTGGCCCCCTTCAGCCGGGAGCCCGGCGGCTCCTGTCGGCTCCTGCAGTACTCCAGCTTCCACCCCTTCGGCCCGCACATGAACCTGGACATCTGGAACTCCTCGTCCAACCGCAGCTCCAACTCACAGCTGTCCAATGACTCTGGGTACTGCGGCGACGTGTAG